In Antechinus flavipes isolate AdamAnt ecotype Samford, QLD, Australia chromosome 3, AdamAnt_v2, whole genome shotgun sequence, a genomic segment contains:
- the LOC127556755 gene encoding zinc finger protein 665-like, with amino-acid sequence MAPGSRSPSSQEMVSFKDIMVDFTEEEWGFLDPSQKELYKEVTLENVQNLLSLDVETGLKVNEISKKLGIFVKERDQQRFMDDGPCDFNLKEFHGFILEVDRYPKSDCELDEIGKRFRWTSILNHCKKMNSGSDYLQGSEYKKCFTEEIEPLVPSNQWDIAVKCSSDLSGDQKSDTEEMLSVSDKRENVSQNSNLLTYQHMHIRKEPDEHNVCEATSSYLSSLPYHSGMKRSGYDQCGKAFGCSPALAGEASHKCTDCGRAFYCRSFLLDHQRIHPRKKPYLCLQCGKPYICNQCGKTFTDVSSLAKHKKTHTEEKAYECNQCGKTFRSSSCLAKHQGIHIGEKPFKCNQCGKAFTFSSSLGTHKRIHTGEKPFKCTHCGKAFIQSAHLGLHQRKHTGEKPFKCSQCGKAFRCSSSLARHQGIHTGEKPFKCDQCGKAFISKYRLVEHQRIHTGEKPFKCNQCGKPFISNYRLAEHQRIHTGEKPFKCNQCGKAFISNYKLAEHERIHTGEKPFKCNQCGKAFISNYRLAEHQRIHTGEKPFKCNQCGKAFISNYGLSEHQRIHTGEKPFKCNQCGKGFRFSSSLGTHQRIHTGEKPFKCDQCGKDFISNYSLVAHQRIHTGEKPFKCNQCGKDFTRSAHLSLHWKIHTGEKPFKCNQCGKAFISNYSLVAHQRVHTGEKPFKCNECGKDFTQSSNLALHQRIHTGEKPFQCNQCGKAFTQSASLSLHQRIHTGEKPFQCNQCGKAFTSSSHLAKHQKIHTGEKSF; translated from the exons GAGATGGTATCATTCAAGGATATTATGGTGGATTTTACTGAAGAGGAGTGGGGCTTCTTGGACCCTTCTCAGAAGGAGCTGTACAAGGAGGTCACGCTGGAGAATGTCCAAAATCTGCTGTCCCTGG atgtagaaactgGGTTGAAAGTAAATGAGATAAGTAAAAAGCTGGGAATTTTTGTGAAAGAACGTGACCAGCAAAGGTTCATGGATGATGGTCCCTGTGACTTCAATTTGAAGGAATTCCACGGTTTTATTCTTGAAGTAGATAGATATCCAAAGAGTGATTGTGAATTGGACGAAATTGGAAAGAGATTCAGATGGACTTCTATCCTAAATCACTGTAAGAAAATGAACTCAGGAAGTGATTATCTTCAAGGTAGTGAATACAAGAAATGCTTCACTGAAGAGATAGAGCCATTGGTTCCAAGTAATCAATGGGATATTGCTGTGAAATGTAGTTCAGACCTCAGTGGTGATCAGAAAAGTGATACTGAAGAAATGCTTTCTGTaagtgataaaagagagaatgTCAGTCAGAACTCCAATCTTCTTACTTATCAGCACATGCATATTAGAAAAGAACCTGATGAACATAATGTATGTGAAGCAACCTCATCCTATCTCTCATCTCTTCCTTACCACTCTGGAATGAAAAGGTCTGGATATGATCAGTGTGGGAAAGCCTTTGGTTGCAGTCCAGCTCTTGCTGGAGAAGCATCTCATAAATGTACTGACTGTGGGAGAGCTTTCTATTGCAGATCATTCTTGCTTGACCATCAGAGAATCCACCCTAGAAAGAAGCCTTATTTATGTCTTCAGTGTGGAAAGCCTTACATATGCAATCAATGTGGAAAAACTTTTACAGATGTCTCCAGTCTAGCAAAGCATAAGAAAACCCACACTGAAGAGAAggcttatgaatgtaatcaatgtggaaagacttttagatcGAGCTCCTGTCTGGCTAAACATCAAGGAATCCAcattggagagaaaccttttaaatgtaatcagtgtggaaaggctttcacattCTCTTCCAGTCTTGGTACACAtaagagaatccacactggagagaaaccttttaaatgtactcattgtggaaaggctttcatacAGAGTGCCCATCTTGGTTTACATCAGAGAAagcacactggagaaaaaccttttaaatgtagtcaatgtggaaaggcttttagatgCAGCTCAAGTCTTGCTAGACATCAgggaatccacactggagagaaaccttttaaatgtgatcagtgtggaaaagctttcataAGTAAATACAGGCTTgtagaacatcagagaatccacacaggagaaaaaccttttaaatgtaatcagtgtggaaagccTTTCATAAGTAATTATAGACttgcagaacatcagagaatccacactggagagaaaccttttaaatgtaatcaatgtggaaaggctttcataagTAATTACAAGCTTGCAGAAcatgagagaatccacactggagagaaaccttttaaatgtaatcagtgtggaaaggctttcataagTAATTACAGGCttgcagaacatcagagaattcacacaggtgaaaaaccttttaaatgtaatcaatgtggaaaagctttcataAGTAATTACGGGCTTtcagaacatcagagaatccacactggagagaaaccttttaaatgtaatcagtgtggaaagggtTTCAGATTCTCCTCCAGTCTTGgtacacatcagagaatccacacaggtgagaaaccttttaaatgtgaTCAGTGTGGAAAGGATTTCATAAGTAATTACAGTCTTGTGGCCCATCAGAGAAtacacactggagaaaaaccttttaaatgtaatcaatgtggaaaggattTCACACGGAGTGCCCATCTTTCTTTACATtggaaaatccacactggagagaaaccttttaaatgtaatcagtgtggaaaggcttttataagTAATTACAGTCTTGTGGCCCATCAGAGAGTCCACACaggagaaaaaccttttaaatgtaatgagTGTGGAAAGGATTTCACACAGAGTTCCAATCTCGCTTTACATCAgcgaatccatactggagagaagccttttcaatgtaaccaatgtggaaaggctttcacacagAGTGCCAGTCTTTctttacatcagagaatccacactggagagaaaccttttcaatgtaatcaatgtggaaaggcttttacatcCAGCTCCCATCTTGCtaaacatcagaaaatccacactggagagaaatctttttaa